The sequence CGTTCTGTAAAATTATGCAACATAAAAGGTTACAACCCCTTACTTTCGTTATAAATTGGCCTTCTTGAGTTCCGCCAGCCTATCTCGTATCTTTGCGGCAAGTTCGTAATTCTCATCTTGCACAGCCTTCTTCATTTGTAAATCTAATTTTTCTGTTTCCGGTGCGGACTCTACCAAACCGTCTTCCTCCATATCTTCAATTTCCATACTTTCGAAATCATCAAAATATTCAAAAGGAATCATTTTCCCACAATGCGGACATACAATATCTTCTTCTTTTTCTTCATAATGCTCTGACATTATTGGCATAAGCAGATTTCTAAAAACTTCCTGCATTTGAGCCAAAGCTTCAGGAGAAAATGACATCTTAAATGAATTACCTGTCTCGTTTGTGGGCAAAATTTCCTTCGCACAACTTCTGCACAGATTTTCGTCATATCTTCGTCCATTAAATATTTTCACAAGGTGGACTTCTGCGACACCTTTTCCACAACGCTCACACAACATAGAAATCACCTCATCCAAGAGCAAGACCTGTTAATAATTTTTTTAGCAAGTCCGCTCGCATAATATCCCTTCTATAAGGGGAGACATCAAAAAGCGTACGACCGTTATCTTCTTGATTTCTCATTGATATTTCAATAATCAATCTTTCACGTGGTGAAATAAAATCCCTGCTTTGCAGGTTCACTAACAAACGACGAGCTTCTTGCTCCGTTATTGCACTGCCAACCAAATCAGATAAATGCTCTATCTCTTCGTCACAATTATTGAATGTTAATTGAAGAATCCTTATATAGCCATGTCCACCTCTTTGGCTTTCAACCAAAAAACCGTTTTCTGGCGAAAAACGACTTCTTAACACATAGTTTATCTGGCTTGGTACACATCCAAATCGTTCAGCTAAATCTTTTCGCCTCAGCGATACAGCATTTCCATCATTTTCTTCGAGAAGTTGATCAATATACTCTTCTATTATCTGAGTAAGACTAGATGATGACATTCACGACACTCCGTTCCTATAAATTGCTGTCCATAAAGAATATTCTAGTTAATTATAAAACATTGGTCAGTATAAGTCAATGTTTGTGTGGTCCGATTTTTAGACATATTACTTTATTGGTTATAGTATTTTGTCTTCTGTTCCCTTTATTATGTTGGCAATATTTGATCTATGGCGCCACACTGCTAAAAAAGACAAAAAACAGCCTGCCCATATATACGCTTTTGGCATTTTGAATAAATACATTAACAGAGTGGTAATAAAAAGAGAGGACATTGAAGCTATTGAGACATATTTCGATTGCTTCAGTATCACGCACCAAAAACAGCCTCCTACAATGGCCGGCCATGGATTAAAAAAATTAAAAAATCCAATAACCCCAAAGGTAGTTGCAACTCCCTTACCTCCACGAAACTTCAACCAAAGAGGATAATTATGC comes from Synergistaceae bacterium and encodes:
- the plsY gene encoding glycerol-3-phosphate 1-O-acyltransferase PlsY, translating into MAYLWICLGYLTGSCPTGYLVTRYLKGIDIRAFGSGNIGATNTGRLLGKKWAYFVAVVDMFKGGLVVLIASFFTDNSFLLAAVGVSAVIGHNYPLWLKFRGGKGVATTFGVIGFFNFFNPWPAIVGGCFWCVILKQSKYVSIASMSSLFITTLLMYLFKMPKAYIWAGCFLSFLAVWRHRSNIANIIKGTEDKIL
- a CDS encoding CtsR family transcriptional regulator, which encodes MSSSSLTQIIEEYIDQLLEENDGNAVSLRRKDLAERFGCVPSQINYVLRSRFSPENGFLVESQRGGHGYIRILQLTFNNCDEEIEHLSDLVGSAITEQEARRLLVNLQSRDFISPRERLIIEISMRNQEDNGRTLFDVSPYRRDIMRADLLKKLLTGLALG